The following proteins are encoded in a genomic region of Struthio camelus isolate bStrCam1 chromosome 3, bStrCam1.hap1, whole genome shotgun sequence:
- the GLYATL3 gene encoding glycine N-acyltransferase-like protein 3 yields MLVLNCSMKLQMLEKMLILSFPESLKVYGALMNINRGNPFRKEVVVDSWPNFKAVITRPQRENCRDNLDHYTNAYAVFYKEVQVYKELLENTNTINWGQIFQIQGLQEGICEVSRTVALSKQVDVKTSSFQMVIHSDPDTLPDVRFRMDPKLTLAYLDISHASLLNETWSRGGNPRCQQYLANLICCFPSVCILDDKGRPLSWSLTDQFATMIHSYTLPEHRRKGYSRLVATTLAKKMHSRGFPAQGNVMETNIPSVTLLKSMNAQFLPCSFFRVIHTPLHFLAKPHL; encoded by the exons ATGCTGGTGCTGAACTGTTCCATGAAGCTGCAGATGCTGGAGAAAATGTTAATATTAAGCTTCCCTGAGTCCCTCAAG GTTTATGGAGCTCTGATGAATATCAACCGAGGGAATCCCTTCAGGAAGGAAGTGGTGGTGGACTCGTGGCCAAACTTCAAAGCTGTTATCACCCGGCCACAGAGGGAG AATTGCAGGGATAACCTTGACCATTACACCAATGCATATGCAGTTTTCTACAAGGAGGTACAGGTTTACAAAGAGCTACTGGAAAACACAAACACCATAAACTGGGGACAAATTTTTCAGATACAAG GGCTCCAGGAAGGAATATGTGAAGTATCCAGAACTGTGGCTTTATCTAAGCAGGTAGATGTGAAAACATCCTCTTTCCAGATGGTTATTCATTCAGACCCAGATACACTGCCAGATGTCAGATTTCG GATGGACCCTAAATTAACACTGGCTTACCTGGACATCTCCCATGCCAGCCTGCTCAATGAAACCTGGTCACGGGGAGGCAATCCAAGGTGCCAGCAGTACCTTGCTAACCTCATTTGCTGCTTCCCCAGTGTCTGTATCTTGGATGACAAAGGACGTCCCCTCTCCTGGAGCCTGACAGACCAGTTTGCCACCATGATTCACAGTTATACTCTTCCAGAGCATCGGAGGAAGGGTTATAGCAGGCTTGTGGCTACCACTTTAGCTAAGAAAATGCATAGCCGTGGCTTTCCGGCACAGGGCAATGTCATGGAGACGAATATACCATCTGTAACATTGCTGAAAAGCATGAATGCCCAGTTTCTTCCCTGCTCATTTTTCAGAGTGATTCACACACCTCTTCATTTTTTAGCCAAACCTCACTTATAG
- the LOC104144861 gene encoding cytochrome P450 2K1: MDWTSCTPVGLVLILTFLFIMKMGNFWNGYLRKDFPPGPRALPIIGNLNLFDLKRPYRTYLQLSKAYGPVFSVQMGQKKMVVISGYETVKEALVNQADAFAERPKIPIFEDLTKGNGVVFAHGENWKVMRRFTLTTLRDFGMGKRAIEDRIVEEYGYLADTIGSQEGKPFDVSKIINAAVANIIVSILLGKRFDYKDSRFIRLLNLTNESVRLAGNPFVTMYNIFPCLRFLLRAQKTLLRNRDEFHAFIQVTFVEHLKTLDKNDQRSFIDAFLVKQQEEKSTTNRYFHNSNLLSLVSNLFTAGVETVSTTLNWSFLLMLKYPEIQRKVQEEIEKVIGSNPPRIEHRTQMPYTDAVIHEVQRFANILPLDLPHETAADVTLKGYFIPKGTYIIPLLTSVLQDESQWEKPEMFYPEHFLDSKGKFVKKDAFMPFSAGRRICAGETLAKMELFLFFTSLLQRFTFQLPPGVSSSDLDLTPAIGFNVIPKPYKICAVTRY, translated from the exons ATGGATTGGACCAGCTGCACTCCTGTGGGCTTAGTGCTCATCCTGACTTTTCTATTTATTATGAAAATGGGAAATTTCTGGAATGGCTACCTGAGGAAGGATTTCCCCCCAGGACCAAGAGCATTACCTATCATTGGAAATCTTAACTTGTTTGATTTGAAGAGACCCTACAGGACTTATCTGCAG CTGTCTAAAGCATATGGTCCAGTCTTCAGTGTTCAGATGGGGCAAAAGAAAATGGTTGTGATCTCTGGGTACGAGACAGTGAAGGAGGCTCTTGTAAATCAGGCAGATGCATTTGCTGAGAGACCTAAAATCCCAATCTTTGAAGATCTGACCAAAGGAAATG GGGTTGTATTTGCTCATGGTGAAAACTGGAAAGTCATGAGAAGATTTACTCTCACAACCTTACGAGACTTTGGAATGGGAAAGAGGGCCATTGAGGACCGCATTGTGGAGGAATACGGTTATCTCGCAGATACTATTGGGTCACAAGAAG GAAAACCCTTTGATGTTAGTAAAATAATTAATGCAGCAGTTGCTAACATAATTGTGTCAATATTACTCGGAAAACGATTTGACTACAAAGACTCCAGATTTATAAGACTACTAAATTTGACCAATGAAAGCGTGAGGCTTGCTGGGAACCCTTTTGTTACG ATGTACAACATCTTCCCTTGCCTCAGATTCCTCCTAAGGGCTCAGAAGACTCTTCTTCGAAACAGAGATGAATTCCATGCTTTTATACAAGTTACTTTTGTAGAACATCTCAAAACTCTGGATAAAAATGATCAGAGAAGTTTTATTGATGCTTTCCTTGTTAAACAGCAGGAG GAGAAATCCACTACCAATAGGTATTTCCATAACAGCAATTTGCTAAGCTTGGTGAGCAATTTATTTACTGCTGGTGTTGAGACAGTTTCCACCACACTAAACTGGAGCtttctgctgatgctaaagtACCCAGAAATCCAGA GAAAAGTCCAAGAAGAGATAGAGAAAGTGATCGGGTCAAACCCCCCACGAATTGAGCATCGAACTCAAATGCCATACACAGATGCTGTTATCCATGAAGTTCAGCGATTTGCTAATATCCTGCCGTTGGACTTGCCTCATGAGACTGCTGCAGATGTCACTCTCAAAGGCTATTTCATTCCCAAG GGAACCTACATCATTCCGTTACTGACCTCTGTACTGCAAGACGAATCACAGTGGGAGAAACCAGAGATGTTCTATCCTGAACATTTTCTTGACTCCAAGGGAAAGTTTGTAAAGAAAGATGCTTTCATGCCTTTTTCAGCAG GGCGGAGGATCTGCGCTGGTGAGACTCTTGCCAAAATGgagctcttcctcttcttcacaaGCCTCCTGCAGCGCTTCACCTTCCAGCTGCCCCCTGGAGTTTCTTCTTCAGACTTGGACCTCACCCCTGCTATTGGGTTTAACGTTATCCCAAAACCCTATAAAATCTGTGCTGTAACACGTTACTAG